Proteins from a genomic interval of Balaenoptera musculus isolate JJ_BM4_2016_0621 chromosome 16, mBalMus1.pri.v3, whole genome shotgun sequence:
- the ZSWIM8 gene encoding zinc finger SWIM domain-containing protein 8 isoform X3 → MELMFAEWEDGERFSFEDSDRFEEDSLCSFISEAESLCQNWRGWRKQSAGPNSPTGGGGGGGSGGTRMRDGLVIPLVELSAKQVAFHIPFEVVEKVYPPVPEQLQLRIAFWSFPENEEDIRLYSCLANGSADEFQRGDQLFRMRAVKDPLQIGFHLSATVVPPQMVPPKGAYNVAVMFDRCRVTSCSCTCGAGAKWCTHVVALCLFRIHNASAVCLRAPVSESLSRLQRDQLQKFAQYLISELPQQILPTAQRLLDELLSSQSTAINTVCGAPDPTAGPSASDQSTWYLDESTLTDNIKKTLHKFCGPSPVVFSDVNSMYLSSTEPPAAAEWACLLRPLRGREPEGVWNLLSIVREMFKRRDSNAAPLLEILTDQCLTYEQITGWWYSVRTSASHSSASGHTGRSNGQSEVAAHACASMCDEMVTLWRLAVLDPALSPQRRRELCVQLRQWQLKVIENVKRGQHKKTLERLFPGFRPAVEACYFNWEEAYPLPGVTYSATDRKLALCWARALPPRPGASRSGGLEESRERPRPLPAEPAVRPKEPGAKRKGLGEGVLSSQRGPRRLSAEGGDKALHKMGPGGGKAKALGGAGSGGKGSAGSGSKRRLSSEDSSLEPDLAEMSLDDSSLALGAEASTFGGFPESPPPCPHPGGSRGPSTFLPEPPDTYEEDGGVYFSEGPEPSTASAGPPGLLPRELCTRDDLASTDESGNGLPKTKEAAPVVGEEEDDYQAYYLNAQDGAGGEEEKAEGGAGEEHDLFAGLKPLEQESRMEILFACAEALHAHGYSSEASRLTVELAQDLLANPPDLKVEPPPAKGKKNKVSTSRQTWVATNTLTKAAFLLTVLSERPEHHNLAFRVGMFALELQRPPASTKALEVKLAYQESEVATLLKKIPLGPSEMSTVRCRAEELREGTLCDYRPVLPLMLASFIFDVLCTPVVSPTGSRPPSRNWNNEMPGDEELGFEAAVAALGMKTTVSEAEHPLLCEGTRREKGDLALALMITYKDDQAKLKKILDKLLDRESQTHKPQTLSSFYSSSRPATASQRSPSKHGGPSAPGALQPLTSASAGPAQPGSVAGAGPGPTEGFTEKNVPESSPHSPCEGLPSEAALTPRPEGKVPSRLALGSRGGYNGRGWGSPGRPKKKHTGMASIDSSAPETTSDSSPTLSRRPLRGGWAPTSWGRGQDSDSISSSSSDSLGSSSSSGSRRASASGGARAKTVEVGRYKGRRPESHAPHVPNQPSEAAAHFYFELAKTVLIKAGGNSSTSIFTHPSSSGGHQGPHRNLHLCAFEIGLYALGLHNFVSPNWLSRTYSSHVSWITGQAMEIGSAALTILVECWDGHLTPPEVASLADRASRARDSNMDNLMLEKACMAVEEAAKGGGVYPEVLFEVAHQWFWLYEQTAGGSSTAREGATSCSASGIRAAGEAGRGLPEGRGGPGTEPVTVAAAAAAVTAATVVPVISVGSSLYPGPGLGHGHSPGLHPYTALQPHLPCSPQYLTHPAHPAHPMPHMPRPAVFPVPSSAYPQGVHPAFLGAQYPYSVTPPSLAATAVSFPVPSMAPITVHPYHTEPGLPLPTSVACELWGQGTVSSVHPASTFPAIQGASLPALPTQPSPLVSGGFPPPEEETHSQPVNPHSLHHLHAAYRVGMLALEMLGRRAHNDHPNNFSRSPPYTDDVKWLLGLAAKLGDRHGDAAAAEPRSCPQPPACPGLPPAGAALPAGIHAVHPPPLDSPDPCRLRRLCERDPQCSQRLLPDTHGHDAVQRHPAESQAQQTDQGAVAAGLTRDDHLLPLSLAPLGPYTGTQACGYGGPSQRGNESWLDRSSPLSSLVAQTGSCSWAVAWGQDVSDPRSLGLGETALSGRGRWVASGIYLAFINI, encoded by the exons ATGGAGCTGATGTTCGCGGAGTGGGAGGACGGAGAGCGCTTCTCTTTCGAGGATTCGGACCGCTTTGAGGAGGATTCGCTCTGTTCTTTCATCTCCGAGGCCGAGAGCCTCTGCCAGAACTGGCGGGGATGGCGCAAACAGTCAGCGGGGCCCAATTCCCCCACTGGCGGCGGTGGCGGAGGTGGCAGTGGCGGTACCAGAATGCGAG ATGGACTGGTGATCCCACTGGTGGAGCTGTCAGCAAAACAGGTGGCATTTCATATCCCATTTGAAGTGGTGGAGAAAGTTTACCCCCCGGTGCCTGAGCAGCTCCAACTCCGAATTGCTTTTTGGAGCTTCCCTGAGAATGAAGAGGATATTCG ACTGTATTCCTGCCTGGCCAACGGCAGTGCAGATGAGTTCCAGCGAGGGGATCAGCTATTCCGCATGAGGGCTGTGAAGGACCCCCTGCAGATTG GGTTCCACCTGAGTGCTACAGTGGTGCCACCTCAGATGGTCCCCCCCAAAGGGGCCTACAACGTGGCTGTGATGTTTGACCGCTGCCGGGTCACTTCCTGCAGCTGCACCTGTGGGGCTGGGGCCAAATGGTGCACCCACGTCGTGGCACTCTGTCTCTTCCGCATCCACAAC GCTTCTGCAGTCTGCCTGCGGGCCCCAGTGTCAGAGTCCCTGTCTCGGCTGCAGAGGGACCAGCTGCAGAAGTTTGCTCAGTACCTCATCAGTGAGCTCCCTCAGCAG ATCCTGCCCACAGCCCAGCGTCTCCTGGATGAACTCCTTTCCTCCCAGTCAACAGCCATTAATACAGTATGTGGAGCCCCAG ACCCCACAGCAGGGCCCTCTGCCTCCGATCAGAGTACTTGGTATTTGGATGAATCGACACTCACTGACAACATCAAGAAGACACTGCACAAGTTCTGTGGCCCCTCCCCTGTGGTGTTCAG TGATGTGAACTCCATGTATCTGTCTTCCACGGAGCCTCCGGCCGCTGCTGAATGGGCATGTCTGCTGCGCCCACTGAGGGGCCGCGAGCCAGAGGGAGTCTGGAACTTGCTTAGCATCGTGCGGGAGATGTTCAAGCGGAGGGACAGCAATGCTGCCCCCTTGTTGGAAATCCTCACCGACCAGTGCCTCACCTACGAACAG ATAACAGGCTGGTGGTACAGCGTGCGCACCTCAGCCTCACACAGCAGCGCCAGTGGGCACACAGGCCGCAGCAACGGGCAGTCAGAGGTGGCAGCCCACGCGTGCGCCAGCATGTGTGACGAGATGGTCACACTGTGGAGGCTGGCTGTGCTGGACCCTGCGCTCAGCCCCCAGCG CCGCCGGGAGCTGTGTGTGCAGCTGCGCCAGTGGCAGCTGAAGGTGATTGAGAACGTGAAGCGGGGACAGCACAAGAAGACCCTGGAGCGGCTCTTCCCTGGCTTCCGGCCGGCGGTGGAGGCCTGCTACTTCAACTGGGAAGAGGCCTACCCCCTTCCCGGTGTCACCTACAGTGCCACTGACAGGAAgctggccctgtgctgggcccgAGCCCTGCCCCCTCGACCAGGTGCCTCCCGATCTGGGGGCCTGGAAGAATCCCGGGAGCGGCCCCGCCCTCTTCCTGCCGAGCCAGCTGTGCGGCCCAAGGAGCCTGGGGCCAAGCGCAAGGGATTGGGTGAGGGGGTCCTCTCGTCGCAGCGGGGTCCCCGCCGCCTCTCGGCCGAGGGGGGAGATAAGGCTCTGCATAAGATGGGTCCAGGTGGGGGCAAAGCCAAAGCATTGGGGGGGGCTGGCAGTGGGGGCAAGGGCTCAGCAGGCAGCGGGAGCAAGCGACGGCTGAGCAGTGAAGACAGCTCCCTGGAGCCGGATCTGGCTGAGATGAGCCTGGATGATAGCAGCCTGGCCCTGGGCGCAGAGGCCAGCACCTTTGGTGGATTCCCTGAGAGCCCACCACCCTGCCCTCACCCTGGTGGCTCCCGAGGCCCTTCTACCTTCCTTCCTGAACCTCCAGATACTTATGAAGAAGATGGTGGCGTGTACTTCTCAGAAGGGCCTGAGCCTTCCACAGCCTCTGCTGGCCCCCCTGGCCTACTGCCCAGGGAGCTCTGTACCCGGGACGACCTCGCTTCCACAGATGAGAGTGGCAATGGGCTGCCTAAAACCAAAGAGGCAGCCCCTGTGGTtggagaggaggaggatgacTACCAGGCGTATTATCTGAACgctcaggatggggctgggggcgaggaggagaaggctgagggcggggctggggaggaaCACGACCTGTTTGCCGGACTGAAGCCACTGGAACAGGAGAGCCGCATGGAG ATATTATTTGCCTGTGCTGAGGCCTTGCATGCGCACGGCTATAGCAGTGAGGCCTCCCGCCTCACCGTGGAGCTTGCCCAGGACCTGCTAGCCAACCCACCTGACCTCAAGGTAGAGCCGCCCCCTGCCAAG GGCAAGAAGAACAAGGTATCTACAAGCCGTCAGACCTGGGTGGCTACCAACACCCTGACCAAGGCGGCCTTCCTGTTAACGGTGCTAAGTGAGCGCCCAGAGCACCACAACCTGGCCTTCCGAGTGGGCATGTTTGCCTTGGAGCTACAGCGGCCCCCAGCTTCCACCAAGGCCTTGGAG GTGAAGCTGGCATATCAGGAGTCTGAGGTGGCCACCCTGCTCAAGAAGATTCCTCTGGGTCCGAGTGAGATGAGTACCGTGCGCTGCCGGGCAGAGGAGCTTCGGGAGGGGACACTCTGTGATTATCGGCCTGTTTTGCCTCTCATGTTGGCCAGTTTCATCTTTGATGTTCTCTGTACTCCAG TGGTTTCTCCCACGGGTTCCCGGCCCCCAAGTCGCAACTGGAACAACGAGATGCCTGGGGatgaggagctgggatttgaagcagCAGTTGCTGCCTTGG GCATGAAGACAACAGTGAGTGAGGCAGAGCATCCCCTGCTATGTGAAGGCACACGTCGGGAGAAGGGTGACCTGGCCCTAGCACTAATGATCACTTACAAAGACGACCAGGCCAAACTCAAAAAG ATCTTAGACAAACTCTTGGACCGAGAGAGCCAGACGCATAAACCACAGACACTGAGTTCGTTCTACTCATCTAGCCGCCCGGCCACAGCCAGCCAGAGGTCTCCTTCAAAGCATGGGGGCCCATCTGCCCCAGGGGCCCTGCAACCTCTGACCTCAGCCTCTGCAGGGCCTGCTCAGCCAGGGAGTgtggcaggggctgggccaggccccaCTGAGGGCTTCACAGAGAAGAATGTGCCTG AGAGTTCCCCACATTCCCCCTGTGAGGGTCTCCCATCTGAGGCAGCTTTGACCCCAAGACCAGAGGGAAAGGTTCCCAGCCGCTTGGCACTTGGCAGCCGTGGAGGCTACAATGGACGGGGCTGGGGCTCACCAGGACGGCCTAAGAAGAAGCACACAG GCATGGCCAGCATTGACAGCAGTGCCCCTGAAACGACGTCGGATAGCTCCCCAACCTTAAGCCGGAGGCCACTTCGAGGGGGCTGGGCCCCTACCTCCTGGGGTCGAGGACAGGACAGTGACAGCATTAGCAGCTCTTCCTCAGACTCCCTTGGCTCCTCGTCCTCCAGCGGAAGTCGCCGGGCCAGTGCCAGTGGAGGGGCCCGGGCGAAGACAGTTGAAGTTGGCAG GTACAAGGGCCGCCGTCCTGAGAGTCATGCCCCCCATGTACCCAATCAGCCGTCAGAGGCAGCTGCACACTTCTACTTCGAGCTGGCGAAGACGGTGCTGATCAAGGCAGGGGGCAACAGCAGCACTTCCATTTTCACACATCCATCTTCTTCAGGGGGCCACCAGGGTCCTCACCGTAACCTGCACCTTTGCGCCTTCGAGATTGGGCTTTACGCCCTTGGCCTGCACAACTTTGTTTCTCCCAACTGGCTCTCACGTACTTATTCTTCCCACGTTTCCTGGATTACAG GCCAGGCAATGGAGATTGGCAGCGCAGCCCTGACTATACTGGTAGAATGCTGGGATGGGCACCTGACACCCCCTGAGGTTGCATCCCTGGCTGACAGGGCATCACGGGCACGAGACTCCAATATG GATAACCTGATGTTGGAGAAGGCCTGCATGGCAGTGGAAGAGGCGGCTAAGGGTGGGGGCGTATACCCTGAAGTGTTGTTTGAGGTTGCTCACCAGTGGTTCTGGCTATATGAGCAAACAGCAGGTGGCTCATCCACAGCCCGTGAAGGGGCTACAAGCTGTAGTGCCAGTGGGATCAGGGCAGCTGGGGAGGCTGGGCGGGGGCTGCCTGAGGGCAGGGGGGGCCCAGGGACTGAGCCGGTTAcagtggcggcggcggcagcagcagtgaCAGCAGCCACAGTGGTGCCAGTCATCTCGGTGGGGTCCAGTTTATATCCGGGTCCAGGACTGGGGCATGGTCATTCCCCTGGCCTGCACCCCTACACTGCTCTACAGCCCCACCTGCCCTGCAGCCCTCAATACCTCACCCACCCAGCTCACCCCGCCCACCCCATGCCTCATATGCCCCGGCCTGCCGTCTTCCCTGTGCCCAGTTCTGCATACCCACAG GGTGTGCATCCTGCATTCCTGGGGGCTCAGTACCCTTACTCGGTGACTCCCCCCTCACTTGCCGCCACTGCTGTGTCTTTCCCCGTCCCTTCCATGGCACCCATCACAGTACATCCCTACCACACAGAGCCAGGGCTCCCACTGCCCACCAGTGTGGCCTGTGAGTTGTGGGGACAGGGAACAG TGAGCAGTGTCCATCCAGCTTCCACGTTTCCGGCCATCCAGGGTGCCTCactgcctgccctgcccacacAGCCCAGCCCTCTGGTGAGCGGGGGTTTTCCACCACCCGAGGAGGAGACTCACAGTCAGCCTGTCAACCCGCACAGCCTACACCACCTGCACGCCGCCTACCGTGTCG GGATGCTGGCACTGGAGATGCTGGGTCGCCGGGCACACAATGATCACCCCAACAACTTCTCCCGCTCCCCCCCCTACACTGATGATGTCAAATGGTTGCTGGGGCTGGCAGCAAAGCTGG GAGATCGTCATGGAGACGCTGCAGCGGCTGAGCCCCGCTCATGCCCACAACCACCTGCGTGCCCCGGCCTTCCACCAGCTGGTGCAGCGCTGCCAGCAGGCATACATGCAG TACATCCACCACCGCTTGATTCACCTGACCCCTGCCGACTACGACGACTTTGTGAACGCGATCCGCAGTGCTCGCAGCGCCTTCTGCCTGACACCCATGGGCATGATGCAGTTCAACGACATCCTGCAGAATCTCAAGCGCAGCAAACAGACCAAGGAGCTGTGGCAGCGGGTCTCACTCGAGATGACCACCTTCTCCCCCTGAGTCTGGCCCCCCTAGGGCCCTATACAGGGACACAGGCCTGTGGCTATGGGGGCCCCTCACAAAGGGGGAATGAATCTTGGCTGGACAGATCATCCCCACTCAGTTCCCTGGTTGCCCAGACTGGCAGCTGTTCTTGGGCTGTAGCTTGGGGCCAAGATGTCTCAGACCCTAGAAGCCTAGGGTTGGGGGAGACAGCCCTGTCTGGGAGGGGGCGTTGGGTGGCCTCTGGTATTTATTtggcatttataaatatataa